From a single Geoanaerobacter pelophilus genomic region:
- the infB gene encoding translation initiation factor IF-2, with protein sequence MSKVRVYELAQKMGIDNKELMIKLKDAGVEVKNHMAMIDEADAKRLEAPAPKGSSPDREVPKEEVRVTSTVIRRRAKVVDTVEEPVAPQPEPVPEPVKVEAVKPAPVVEAAPVEPQETVVAPVKTEEVVEVAKPLPEPPKVEPPQPKEQPPVQRATANRAVILGRVEIPGVRTKEAPTERREPPRPSSRPQDRPTQQRPSDRPAPQREKSASDVVQAPPVVADDRKGKKRIEVDMAAAPTGDRGKPGAPKKGVDRKKEVLRKADLAEKRERVFEPGKSGKKKKNKEQRAPEGRKTEITTPKAIKRIIRISESITVGELAKRMGVKATDLIRVLMKQGMMVTINHPLDVDTAAILAADFGYEIENVAIDLEEIVEAAPDAPESLEERPPVVTIMGHVDHGKTSLLDAIREANVIAGEAGGITQHIGAYDVERNGRKITFLDTPGHEAFTAMRARGAKVTDIVILVVAADDGVMPQTREAINHSKAAGVPIIVAINKIDKPDSKPDRVKQELTEFGLQSSDWGGDTTMVEVSAKKRLNLEELLEMILLQADVMELKANPNKQAKGTIVEAKLDKGRGPVATVLVQEGTLKLGDYCVVGVHSGRVRAMQNDRGEKVLEAGPAMPVEVIGLSGVPDAGDVFVAMKDEKQAKEIATLRQIKQREMELAKHSKLSLDDLYKKIQSGEVKDLNVIVKGDVQGSVEAVGESLRKLSTDAVRLNVIHSAVGAVTESDVNLATASNAIIIGFNVRPEVKAQGMAEKEGVDIRLYNVIYDAVEDVKKAMEGLLEPTFKEKYLGRAEVREVFSVPKIGNVAGSYIQDGKVVRNAQVRLLRDNVVIYTGKMSSLRRFKDDVKEVATGYECGIGLENYNDIKLGDIIEAFEMEKVAATL encoded by the coding sequence ATGAGCAAAGTCCGCGTATATGAATTGGCCCAGAAAATGGGCATCGACAATAAGGAGCTTATGATAAAGCTTAAGGATGCCGGTGTCGAGGTTAAGAACCATATGGCTATGATTGATGAGGCGGATGCAAAGAGGTTAGAAGCCCCTGCGCCCAAGGGTTCATCTCCTGACCGTGAAGTGCCCAAGGAAGAGGTGCGGGTAACTAGTACGGTTATTAGAAGACGTGCCAAGGTTGTTGATACGGTTGAAGAGCCTGTGGCGCCTCAGCCTGAGCCGGTTCCCGAACCGGTAAAGGTGGAAGCTGTCAAGCCTGCTCCGGTAGTAGAGGCAGCACCGGTTGAACCGCAAGAAACTGTTGTTGCTCCGGTAAAGACTGAAGAGGTTGTTGAGGTTGCCAAGCCTCTTCCCGAACCGCCAAAGGTGGAACCTCCCCAACCAAAGGAGCAACCCCCGGTCCAGAGAGCTACCGCAAATCGTGCTGTCATTCTCGGGCGAGTTGAGATTCCAGGGGTACGTACCAAGGAAGCACCGACCGAGCGTCGCGAGCCACCGCGCCCATCGTCAAGACCCCAAGACAGACCGACACAACAGCGTCCTTCAGATCGTCCGGCGCCACAGCGTGAAAAGAGTGCTTCTGATGTGGTCCAAGCCCCGCCTGTAGTAGCCGATGATCGCAAGGGTAAGAAGCGTATCGAGGTGGATATGGCGGCGGCTCCAACTGGAGACCGCGGTAAGCCAGGTGCCCCCAAAAAGGGCGTGGATCGTAAAAAAGAGGTGCTGCGCAAGGCAGATCTTGCCGAGAAACGTGAGCGGGTCTTTGAGCCCGGTAAATCTGGCAAAAAGAAGAAGAACAAGGAGCAGCGCGCACCCGAAGGGCGCAAGACAGAAATTACCACGCCTAAGGCTATCAAGCGAATCATAAGGATTTCAGAATCGATCACTGTCGGCGAACTCGCTAAAAGAATGGGCGTAAAAGCCACGGATCTCATCCGTGTTCTTATGAAACAAGGGATGATGGTAACTATCAATCACCCTCTAGACGTGGATACAGCGGCCATTCTTGCCGCGGATTTCGGTTATGAGATCGAAAATGTTGCTATTGACCTTGAGGAGATTGTAGAGGCTGCTCCTGATGCTCCTGAGTCTCTGGAGGAGCGGCCACCGGTGGTAACAATCATGGGTCATGTTGACCATGGTAAGACATCACTCCTTGACGCAATTCGTGAAGCAAACGTCATAGCCGGCGAAGCAGGCGGGATAACCCAGCATATCGGTGCGTACGACGTCGAACGGAACGGCAGGAAGATCACATTCCTGGATACTCCCGGTCACGAAGCGTTTACAGCCATGCGCGCCAGAGGTGCAAAAGTCACTGACATCGTCATTCTCGTTGTCGCCGCCGATGATGGCGTCATGCCTCAGACTCGCGAGGCAATCAACCACTCAAAGGCCGCCGGTGTCCCTATCATTGTTGCCATCAACAAGATCGACAAGCCAGATTCAAAACCTGACCGGGTCAAGCAGGAGCTTACTGAGTTCGGCCTCCAGTCATCTGATTGGGGTGGCGATACCACCATGGTTGAGGTTTCTGCCAAGAAGAGGTTAAATCTCGAAGAATTGCTTGAAATGATTCTTCTGCAGGCAGATGTCATGGAGTTGAAGGCCAATCCGAATAAACAGGCCAAGGGTACCATTGTTGAGGCCAAGCTGGACAAAGGGCGTGGCCCGGTAGCTACGGTGCTTGTGCAGGAAGGAACGCTCAAGCTGGGCGACTACTGCGTAGTCGGTGTCCATTCCGGTCGCGTCAGGGCAATGCAGAATGACCGTGGCGAAAAGGTCCTCGAAGCCGGACCTGCCATGCCGGTTGAAGTTATCGGCCTCTCCGGCGTTCCTGATGCCGGTGACGTATTTGTGGCAATGAAGGATGAAAAGCAGGCTAAAGAGATTGCTACCTTGCGCCAGATCAAACAGCGCGAGATGGAACTTGCCAAGCACAGCAAGCTTTCTCTTGATGACCTCTATAAAAAGATCCAGAGCGGCGAAGTTAAAGACCTTAACGTTATTGTCAAAGGCGATGTCCAGGGCTCGGTGGAAGCTGTTGGCGAGTCACTCCGTAAGCTGTCTACTGACGCGGTGCGCCTCAATGTCATACATTCAGCAGTTGGTGCGGTTACCGAATCGGATGTAAACCTCGCTACTGCTTCCAATGCCATCATTATCGGTTTTAACGTGAGACCGGAAGTTAAGGCTCAGGGAATGGCAGAGAAGGAAGGGGTCGATATCCGTCTCTACAATGTCATCTACGATGCGGTAGAAGATGTGAAAAAGGCCATGGAAGGTCTTCTTGAGCCTACCTTCAAAGAGAAGTATCTTGGCCGTGCCGAGGTTCGTGAAGTATTCTCTGTTCCCAAGATTGGCAATGTTGCTGGTAGTTACATTCAGGATGGTAAGGTTGTTCGGAACGCTCAGGTCCGCTTGCTTCGTGACAATGTGGTCATTTACACCGGGAAGATGTCAAGCCTGCGTCGCTTCAAGGACGACGTCAAGGAAGTTGCCACCGGTTATGAGTGCGGTATTGGTCTTGAAAACTACAATGACATCAAGCTGGGCGATATCATAGAAGCATTTGAGATGGAAAAAGTCGCGGCAACTTTGTAA
- a CDS encoding ribosome-binding factor A, with protein sequence MYKRSEKVGEAVHEIVTELIIKGLKDPRIGFVTVTGVKVTDDMHYATVYFTVIGDEAARKGTEAGLNSARGFIRREMGKKLHMRYVPEILFKYDTSLDTGNHIDALLREIKANEQHDTEDQ encoded by the coding sequence ATGTATAAAAGATCTGAAAAAGTTGGCGAAGCTGTTCACGAAATTGTAACCGAACTCATAATTAAGGGGTTAAAGGATCCTCGCATCGGTTTCGTTACCGTAACCGGAGTTAAGGTTACTGACGACATGCATTATGCGACGGTTTATTTTACCGTTATTGGAGATGAGGCCGCTCGCAAGGGCACTGAGGCCGGCTTGAACAGTGCTCGTGGCTTCATACGTCGCGAAATGGGGAAAAAACTGCATATGCGCTACGTCCCCGAGATTTTGTTTAAATACGATACCTCCCTGGATACCGGAAATCATATTGACGCATTGTTACGAGAGATAAAGGCGAATGAGCAACACGATACAGAAGATCAATGA
- a CDS encoding DHH family phosphoesterase, with protein MSNTIQKINEIIAKSSSFLITTHESPDGDAVGSSLALASYLRSIGKDVTIHFCDPVPELYTFLPLADTVLQTIPDKTYDICFVLDVGEFRRAGKAVASCQSITAFINIDHHLSCDEFGIINLIDSTASATGALIHRIIKSANHPISFDIAQCIYTAVITDTGSFRYSNSNPEAFAIAGEMIACGVNAWDIAEKLYESQPRQRLELLAQVLPTLTFTPKGDVASVTVTLDMYEKTGTGPELTDGFINYPRSIRGVEVALLFRELKPGSWKIGFRSKGKVDVASLSAAFGGGGHHNAAGCNMDGTFDEVRARLFSHLEKVL; from the coding sequence ATGAGCAACACGATACAGAAGATCAATGAAATCATAGCAAAATCTTCATCTTTTCTCATTACCACTCATGAGAGCCCTGACGGCGATGCCGTCGGGTCCAGCCTTGCTTTGGCGTCTTATCTTCGATCTATCGGTAAAGATGTTACCATCCACTTTTGTGATCCGGTTCCTGAGTTGTACACCTTTCTACCGCTGGCAGACACAGTACTGCAGACCATTCCTGATAAAACCTATGATATCTGTTTTGTTCTGGATGTCGGAGAGTTCCGGCGAGCAGGCAAGGCTGTTGCCTCCTGCCAGAGCATCACGGCGTTTATCAATATCGACCATCATCTTTCCTGTGATGAATTCGGTATTATCAACCTGATTGATTCCACTGCCTCTGCAACCGGGGCTCTCATCCATCGCATCATAAAATCGGCAAATCACCCTATCTCTTTTGATATTGCCCAATGCATCTATACCGCAGTCATTACCGATACTGGGTCTTTCCGGTATTCTAACTCCAACCCGGAAGCCTTTGCCATTGCCGGTGAAATGATTGCATGCGGCGTCAATGCCTGGGATATTGCTGAAAAGTTGTATGAAAGCCAACCGCGGCAGCGTCTTGAACTGCTGGCGCAGGTGCTGCCTACCTTGACCTTTACTCCGAAGGGTGATGTCGCCTCAGTGACCGTGACTCTCGATATGTATGAAAAGACAGGGACCGGACCTGAGCTAACAGATGGTTTCATAAACTATCCCCGTTCCATCAGAGGCGTGGAAGTTGCGCTCCTTTTCCGCGAATTGAAGCCCGGTTCCTGGAAGATCGGCTTCCGATCCAAAGGGAAGGTGGATGTTGCCAGCCTTTCCGCCGCTTTTGGTGGCGGTGGCCATCATAATGCTGCCGGATGCAATATGGACGGCACCTTCGACGAAGTAAGAGCCCGCCTTTTCTCTCACCTGGAAAAAGTTCTGTGA
- the truB gene encoding tRNA pseudouridine(55) synthase TruB, translating into MNGFLVVNKDAGMTSHSVVSRVRRLTAQKKAGHTGTLDPFATGVLPVALGDATKYIQFLDESLKEYQTVMRLGATTDTQDCEGKVLEQREWQHLTPELICRVVGLFTGDLLQIPPMYSAIKQDGVPLYRIARQGGEVERAPRNIFIHSLVVDNIALPDVTFTVRCSRGTYVRTLAHDIGDRLGCGAHLVSLSRISSGSFSIESALTLAMLEEVITEGRLGDYLIPSHQLLSHLDGIELNESSAKRLSYGIAPGPDAVTRGAWPDDGKRVLLQRDGVILAVAEGTATESVRLLRVFV; encoded by the coding sequence ATTAACGGCTTTCTTGTCGTTAACAAAGATGCCGGCATGACTTCTCACTCGGTAGTTAGCCGCGTCAGGCGGTTGACTGCTCAGAAGAAGGCCGGCCACACCGGTACTCTTGACCCCTTTGCTACCGGCGTGCTCCCTGTGGCTTTGGGTGACGCAACCAAATACATCCAGTTTCTTGACGAGTCCCTGAAAGAGTACCAGACGGTAATGCGCCTGGGCGCAACAACCGATACCCAGGACTGCGAAGGTAAAGTTCTTGAGCAGCGTGAATGGCAGCATTTAACGCCGGAGCTGATTTGCCGGGTTGTCGGCCTGTTCACCGGAGACCTGCTGCAGATACCCCCCATGTACTCGGCAATCAAGCAGGATGGGGTGCCTCTTTATCGCATCGCCAGGCAAGGTGGCGAGGTCGAGAGAGCCCCGAGAAATATCTTTATTCATTCTCTTGTTGTCGATAACATTGCGCTCCCTGACGTGACTTTCACCGTGCGGTGCTCCAGGGGAACTTATGTGAGAACGCTGGCCCATGATATTGGTGACCGGCTTGGCTGTGGCGCCCATCTTGTTTCTCTCTCCAGAATCAGCAGTGGTTCTTTTTCAATTGAATCAGCACTAACTCTTGCTATGTTGGAAGAGGTAATAACTGAAGGACGCCTGGGCGATTATCTTATTCCTTCGCACCAACTGCTTTCTCATTTAGACGGCATTGAGTTGAATGAAAGTTCAGCAAAGCGCTTGTCTTACGGCATAGCACCGGGTCCGGATGCCGTGACACGCGGCGCATGGCCTGATGACGGGAAACGGGTGCTACTTCAAAGGGATGGCGTTATTCTCGCGGTTGCCGAGGGGACTGCTACTGAATCCGTCCGTTTGCTCAGGGTTTTTGTCTAG
- the rpsO gene encoding 30S ribosomal protein S15, which yields MLLTEKKQEIISRHKRHDSDTGSPEVQIAILTERITYLTEHFKIHKKDHHSRRGLLKLVGQRRRLLDYIKSRDVERYKAIIEKLGIRR from the coding sequence ATGCTCTTGACTGAGAAAAAGCAGGAGATAATCAGTCGCCACAAGCGTCATGACAGTGATACCGGTTCTCCGGAAGTGCAGATTGCAATCCTTACCGAAAGGATTACTTATCTGACTGAGCACTTCAAAATCCACAAGAAGGACCATCACAGTCGCCGGGGTCTCCTTAAGCTCGTCGGCCAGCGCAGGAGACTGTTAGACTATATCAAGTCCCGCGATGTCGAACGTTACAAGGCAATTATCGAGAAACTTGGCATCCGCAGGTAA
- the pnp gene encoding polyribonucleotide nucleotidyltransferase, translated as MEHSVQAELGGRTVTITTGKMAKQANGAVVVSCGDTMVLVTAVAAKSAKEGQDFFPLTVNYQEKAYAGGKIPGGFFKREGRPSDNETLTCRLIDRPIRPLFPENFLNDTQIMATVVSADKDNDPGILSMIGASAALEVSDIPFFGPIAGVKVGRVNGEFIANPSAEQLEQSDLEIVVAASRDAICMVEGGAAEVSEEVMLEAVFFGQASIQKILDAQTELRTKAGVSKREIQPVVVDEEFKSRVKELAYASMKEAVRIKSKMDRHNRIDAIRDEVIAALSESYEGREKAIKGFLGDFEYELVREHIIKDGERIDGRDTKTIRPISTEVNLLPRAHGSALFTRGETQALVAATLGTSIDEQRIDSLYGESKKRFILHYNFPPFSVGETSFRLAPGRREIGHGALAERALERVIPKHDDFPYTIRIVSDTLESNGSSSMATVCGGSLSMMDAGIPITSPVAGIAMGLIKEGEDVAILSDILGDEDHLGDMDFKVAGTANGVTALQMDIKITGVTKEIMKTALAQAREGRLHILGKMTESISTPRTELSAYAPRITTIWIKSDKIRDVIGSGGKTIRSITESTGVTIDIEDSGKINIASNDKTACDKAIQMIRDLTAEAEEGKLYMGTVKKVMDFGAFVEIFPGTDGLVHISELDTERVKNVTDVLNEGDKVLVKCIGIDKQGKIKLSRKEALGASLGES; from the coding sequence ATGGAACATTCCGTACAGGCAGAACTTGGTGGCAGAACAGTCACCATTACCACCGGCAAGATGGCAAAACAGGCCAATGGCGCAGTTGTTGTCAGCTGTGGCGATACCATGGTGCTTGTTACTGCCGTTGCCGCAAAATCGGCCAAGGAAGGGCAGGATTTTTTCCCTCTGACCGTTAATTACCAAGAAAAGGCTTATGCCGGAGGCAAGATTCCCGGCGGTTTTTTCAAGCGTGAGGGACGCCCCTCAGACAATGAAACACTGACCTGTCGCCTCATTGACCGGCCGATCCGCCCGCTTTTCCCGGAAAACTTTCTGAATGACACGCAGATCATGGCTACTGTTGTTTCCGCAGACAAAGACAACGACCCCGGCATTCTTTCGATGATCGGCGCTTCCGCTGCTCTGGAGGTTTCTGACATCCCGTTTTTCGGACCGATTGCAGGAGTCAAGGTGGGGCGTGTCAATGGTGAATTCATTGCAAACCCCTCTGCTGAGCAGCTTGAGCAGAGCGATCTGGAAATAGTTGTTGCCGCGAGCAGGGATGCAATATGCATGGTTGAAGGTGGTGCTGCGGAAGTCTCCGAGGAGGTCATGTTGGAGGCGGTTTTCTTCGGCCAAGCATCCATCCAGAAAATTTTGGATGCGCAGACAGAGCTTCGCACCAAGGCCGGCGTTTCTAAGAGGGAAATCCAGCCGGTTGTTGTTGATGAGGAGTTCAAGAGTCGTGTCAAGGAGTTGGCTTACGCTTCGATGAAAGAAGCTGTACGCATCAAGTCCAAGATGGACAGGCACAACCGCATCGATGCAATCAGAGACGAAGTAATTGCTGCATTATCTGAATCTTACGAGGGTCGTGAGAAGGCGATCAAGGGCTTTCTCGGAGATTTTGAGTACGAGCTGGTGCGTGAGCATATCATAAAAGATGGCGAGAGGATTGATGGTCGTGACACCAAGACGATTCGTCCGATCTCGACGGAAGTAAACCTGTTGCCGCGTGCTCATGGTTCTGCGCTCTTTACCCGGGGCGAGACCCAGGCTCTGGTTGCTGCCACCCTCGGTACCTCAATTGATGAGCAGCGGATCGATTCCCTGTACGGGGAAAGTAAAAAAAGGTTTATTCTGCACTACAATTTCCCTCCGTTTTCTGTCGGAGAGACAAGCTTTCGCCTTGCTCCCGGGCGCCGCGAGATCGGCCACGGGGCTTTGGCTGAACGCGCACTCGAAAGAGTAATTCCCAAGCATGATGACTTCCCTTACACGATACGGATTGTTTCCGATACTCTGGAAAGTAATGGGTCGTCTTCAATGGCAACTGTCTGCGGTGGCTCACTTTCCATGATGGATGCCGGCATACCCATCACCTCTCCGGTGGCAGGTATCGCCATGGGATTAATCAAAGAAGGTGAGGATGTTGCAATCCTGTCAGACATCCTTGGTGACGAAGATCATCTGGGAGATATGGATTTCAAGGTTGCCGGAACTGCTAACGGTGTGACCGCCCTGCAGATGGATATCAAGATAACCGGTGTTACTAAAGAGATCATGAAGACTGCTCTTGCTCAGGCTCGCGAAGGGCGACTTCACATTCTCGGGAAAATGACGGAGAGCATCTCAACGCCTAGAACCGAACTGTCGGCTTATGCCCCCAGAATTACTACTATCTGGATCAAGAGCGACAAGATCAGGGACGTAATCGGTTCCGGCGGCAAGACAATCCGCAGCATAACCGAATCCACTGGCGTAACTATTGATATCGAAGATTCGGGCAAGATCAACATCGCAAGCAATGATAAAACCGCATGTGATAAAGCCATCCAGATGATCAGGGACCTGACGGCAGAAGCCGAAGAGGGTAAGCTTTACATGGGGACGGTCAAGAAGGTTATGGATTTTGGCGCTTTTGTCGAAATTTTCCCAGGAACAGACGGACTGGTTCACATCTCTGAGCTTGACACGGAGAGGGTTAAAAATGTTACTGATGTCCTGAATGAAGGGGACAAAGTGCTGGTTAAATGCATAGGTATAGACAAACAGGGCAAAATCAAGCTCTCCCGCAAAGAGGCTCTTGGCGCATCATTGGGCGAAAGCTGA
- a CDS encoding M16 family metallopeptidase, producing MVNKSILDNGIRVVTEKIPSVHSVSIGIWVTSGSRHESVEKNGVTHFIEHLMFKGTPTRSALDIAREIDAVGGVLNAFTGREYVCYYAKVLSTHLTMAVNLLADIFLNSKFDSEEIEKERKVILQEINMLEDTPDDFIHDLYCQNFWKEHPLGRPIVGTEESVESLTRDFLLDHKSDTYCADNIIIAAAGNVDHEDLIRLVSVLFKNLVPGKPVAETLHPLHGNGVLHFEKELEQLHLCLGTKALPQNHARRYESYILNAVLGGSMSSRLFQEVREKQGLAYSIYSYVASHSDSGSLVVYAGTSQERMDEVVEIILREMHRLKVDPLTRDELSAAKEQLKGNILLSLESSDNRMSKLAKNEVYFGKYQSLKDIMNSFDQVTAETVQELSCELFSASSLNLVLLGKSGLALPTVSSLIL from the coding sequence ATGGTAAATAAATCAATTTTAGATAACGGTATCAGGGTTGTTACTGAAAAAATTCCTTCGGTACATTCAGTTTCCATAGGCATATGGGTAACCAGCGGTTCACGTCATGAATCAGTTGAGAAGAACGGTGTGACGCATTTCATCGAGCATCTCATGTTCAAAGGGACGCCAACGCGTTCTGCTCTTGATATTGCACGGGAAATCGACGCTGTGGGCGGAGTGCTTAATGCTTTTACCGGACGTGAGTATGTCTGCTACTACGCCAAGGTTCTCAGTACCCATCTTACTATGGCGGTCAATCTCCTGGCAGATATCTTCCTGAACTCCAAGTTCGACAGTGAAGAAATAGAGAAGGAAAGAAAGGTTATCCTCCAGGAGATCAACATGCTGGAGGACACGCCTGACGATTTCATCCACGATCTTTATTGCCAGAATTTCTGGAAGGAACATCCGCTCGGTCGCCCGATAGTCGGTACCGAAGAGAGCGTGGAGTCGCTTACCCGGGATTTTCTGCTGGATCACAAGAGTGACACTTATTGCGCCGATAATATTATCATCGCTGCCGCAGGCAATGTTGATCATGAAGACCTGATCCGTCTGGTCTCGGTGCTTTTCAAAAATCTTGTTCCCGGCAAGCCGGTTGCAGAGACCCTGCATCCTTTACACGGGAATGGCGTGCTTCATTTTGAAAAAGAACTGGAGCAGCTCCATCTTTGTCTTGGCACCAAGGCGCTTCCGCAGAACCACGCACGGCGCTATGAGTCGTATATCCTCAACGCAGTGCTTGGTGGCAGCATGAGTTCGCGCCTTTTTCAGGAGGTCAGGGAAAAGCAGGGGTTGGCGTATTCCATTTATTCGTACGTTGCTTCTCATTCGGACAGCGGCTCTCTTGTCGTTTATGCCGGAACCAGTCAGGAGCGTATGGATGAGGTCGTTGAAATAATTCTTCGTGAAATGCATCGTCTCAAGGTAGACCCCCTTACCAGGGATGAACTCTCTGCTGCCAAGGAGCAGTTGAAAGGGAATATTCTCCTTTCTCTGGAAAGTAGTGACAATCGGATGTCCAAGCTGGCCAAAAATGAAGTGTATTTTGGCAAATACCAGTCCCTTAAGGATATTATGAACAGCTTTGATCAAGTTACTGCAGAGACTGTCCAGGAACTATCCTGTGAGCTTTTTTCCGCAAGCTCGTTGAATCTGGTTCTTTTGGGGAAGTCTGGTTTGGCCCTGCCCACTGTATCATCTCTCATCTTATAA
- the dut gene encoding dUTP diphosphatase: MKPVTVLIKRIHSQSTTPLPVYMTSHSAGMDLYAELAEDLVLSPGARMLVPTGIAVALPDGYEAQIRPRSGLALKYGITMLNSPGTIDADYRGEIGVILINHGDAPFVVSDGERIAQMVVAPVVQAKLVEVDELDETTRGSGGFGHTGR; the protein is encoded by the coding sequence ATGAAACCGGTAACTGTTCTCATAAAGAGGATCCACTCTCAGTCAACGACCCCTTTGCCAGTATATATGACCAGCCATTCTGCCGGGATGGATCTGTATGCCGAATTGGCCGAAGATTTGGTATTGTCACCGGGGGCACGGATGCTTGTCCCTACAGGAATAGCAGTTGCGCTCCCCGATGGCTATGAAGCGCAAATACGGCCCAGGAGCGGTCTGGCTTTAAAGTATGGGATAACCATGTTGAACTCACCCGGCACCATTGATGCTGATTATCGAGGTGAAATTGGGGTTATCCTGATAAACCACGGAGACGCACCTTTTGTTGTGAGTGATGGCGAAAGAATTGCGCAGATGGTTGTGGCGCCGGTGGTACAGGCAAAGCTGGTTGAAGTTGATGAACTGGATGAGACAACGAGAGGTAGCGGTGGATTTGGGCACACTGGTCGGTAA